In the Candidatus Omnitrophota bacterium genome, one interval contains:
- the mtnP gene encoding S-methyl-5'-thioadenosine phosphorylase: protein MGRIGIIGGSGLYKIGGIKDVKEVSVTTPFGKPSGKFILGRLEGKEVVFVPRHDVGHRIPPSHINYRANIFGMKKLGVERIISVAACGSLKEELRPMDFVAIDQFVDRTNYARDTSFFTKGIVAHIEFSHPVCEELRSLLYNTGKSLNLRIHNGGTYINMEGPAFSTLAESNLYRSWGMDVIGMTNFSEAKLCREAEICYTTLASVTDYDCWHPQHASVTIDMVIQNLHKNVENAKRLLSAVIKVLGPERKCRCKDALKYAILTDKKFIPVKIKKDLDIIIGKYL, encoded by the coding sequence TGGGCAGAATCGGGATTATCGGCGGAAGCGGATTATATAAGATAGGGGGCATCAAGGACGTGAAAGAGGTTTCTGTTACTACCCCTTTTGGCAAGCCTTCGGGGAAATTTATTTTAGGCAGGCTTGAGGGCAAAGAGGTGGTGTTTGTGCCGCGCCATGATGTAGGCCACCGTATACCGCCCAGCCACATAAATTACCGGGCGAATATTTTTGGGATGAAGAAACTGGGAGTAGAGCGTATTATTTCCGTTGCTGCCTGCGGCAGCCTTAAGGAAGAATTAAGGCCCATGGATTTCGTAGCGATAGACCAGTTTGTGGACAGGACCAATTATGCCCGCGATACGAGTTTTTTTACCAAAGGTATAGTGGCCCACATTGAGTTTTCGCATCCGGTTTGCGAAGAATTACGCAGCCTTTTATACAATACCGGTAAAAGTTTAAATTTAAGGATACATAACGGCGGCACTTATATAAATATGGAAGGGCCGGCATTTTCTACCTTAGCAGAGTCTAATCTTTACCGGAGCTGGGGCATGGATGTAATCGGTATGACCAATTTTTCCGAGGCCAAACTCTGCCGGGAGGCAGAGATATGTTATACTACTTTAGCCTCGGTTACGGATTATGACTGCTGGCATCCGCAGCATGCAAGCGTAACTATAGACATGGTCATCCAGAATTTACACAAGAACGTGGAGAATGCCAAGCGTTTACTTTCAGCGGTGATTAAGGTTTTAGGGCCAGAGAGGAAATGCCGCTGTAAAGACGCGCTTAAATATGCAATCCTTACCGACAAAAAGTTTATACCCGTTAAGATAAAAAAGGACCTGGATATTATAATCGGAAAGTATTTGTAG